One window of bacterium genomic DNA carries:
- a CDS encoding PilN domain-containing protein — protein sequence MIRINLLPRDEMPAPSRMALPNVAAFAPLVLVFVAALGIAGAHWHQAQQMSALETTIAEEEAETRRLAPEIAKIKRLNQQRKDLNDRLDVITRLDSDRYFRVHLMDELNKSMPQHMWLTRLEDIGADKYAVEGVTFSNFLISDFLQNVTNSPYFAAVDLLVAEKGEIENVKVIKFKAQAKAVRKPASAPFES from the coding sequence ATGATTCGCATCAATCTTCTCCCGCGGGACGAGATGCCGGCGCCCAGCAGGATGGCCCTGCCGAACGTCGCCGCCTTCGCCCCGCTCGTCCTGGTCTTCGTGGCGGCCCTCGGCATCGCCGGCGCCCACTGGCACCAGGCCCAGCAGATGTCGGCGCTGGAAACGACCATCGCCGAGGAAGAGGCCGAGACGCGTCGCCTGGCCCCCGAGATCGCCAAGATCAAGCGGCTGAACCAGCAGCGCAAGGACCTCAACGACCGTCTGGACGTCATCACGCGTCTGGACAGCGACCGCTACTTCCGCGTCCACCTGATGGACGAGCTGAACAAGAGCATGCCGCAGCACATGTGGCTGACGCGGCTCGAGGACATCGGCGCGGACAAGTACGCCGTCGAAGGCGTGACCTTCTCGAACTTCCTGATCAGTGACTTCCTGCAGAACGTCACGAACAGCCCGTACTTCGCCGCGGTCGACCTGCTCGTCGCGGAGAAGGGCGAGATCGAGAACGTGAAGGTCATCAAGTTCAAGGCCCAGGCGAAGGCCGTGCGGAAGCCCGCGTCGGCCCCGTTCGAGAGCTAG
- the pilO gene encoding type 4a pilus biogenesis protein PilO: MDINVKDPKILRWAGAVLVVAVVVPMYFLSASYPFTHASRKQTIAQLDSHHQQLARDLERARLLVRNLERVEKEYAILNEQWQVAQTLLPEENEMPDLLRKVTAAGQQSGVEFELFRPQTPVNQGFYSDNPVEVRIAGGYHQTGVFLSRLANLNRIVNVSNLEMEGIDDQSDTPFTVQTAMTITAYTQGAANAPVVEGGEKTITAQADGGEGQAVRAGSAH, from the coding sequence ATGGATATCAACGTCAAGGATCCGAAAATCCTGCGCTGGGCCGGTGCGGTGCTCGTGGTGGCGGTGGTCGTACCGATGTACTTCCTGTCGGCCAGCTACCCGTTCACCCATGCCTCGCGCAAGCAGACCATCGCGCAGCTGGACTCCCACCACCAGCAGCTGGCCCGCGACCTCGAACGCGCCCGGCTGCTCGTGCGGAACCTCGAGCGCGTGGAGAAGGAATACGCCATCCTCAACGAGCAGTGGCAGGTCGCCCAGACCCTGCTCCCCGAGGAGAACGAGATGCCCGACCTCCTGCGGAAGGTCACCGCGGCCGGCCAGCAGTCCGGAGTCGAGTTCGAGCTCTTCCGGCCGCAGACGCCGGTCAACCAGGGCTTCTACTCGGACAATCCGGTCGAGGTGCGGATCGCCGGCGGCTACCACCAGACGGGCGTCTTCCTGAGCCGTCTGGCCAACCTGAACCGGATCGTCAACGTGTCCAACCTGGAGATGGAGGGGATCGACGACCAGTCCGACACCCCGTTCACCGTCCAGACGGCCATGACGATCACCGCCTACACCCAGGGCGCCGCCAACGCGCCGGTGGTCGAGGGCGGAGAGAAGACCATCACTGCCCAGGCCGACGGCGGCGAGGGGCAGGCAGTCCGGGCCGGCTCGGCCCACTAA
- a CDS encoding shikimate kinase, with the protein MWTSLIGFMASGKSSVTRRLQAATSRPAQSLDAAVCARAGRDIPAIFAAEGEAGFRALELETLRALDPDRPLVLDTGGGVVQTPAAVDLLRQRGVVVWLDAPWETLRARLKESDTDSRPLIARLGWAGVEELYRNRRRLYAAAADFRLRADQGTVDDLARRVMLRSLQWERTREEDRR; encoded by the coding sequence ATGTGGACCTCCCTGATCGGATTCATGGCCAGCGGCAAGTCGAGCGTGACGCGCCGCCTGCAGGCCGCCACGAGCCGCCCCGCCCAGTCCCTGGACGCGGCGGTGTGCGCCCGTGCGGGCCGGGACATCCCGGCCATCTTCGCCGCCGAGGGCGAAGCCGGCTTCCGGGCCCTCGAACTGGAGACGCTGCGCGCCCTCGACCCGGACCGCCCCCTGGTGCTCGACACGGGGGGCGGCGTGGTGCAGACGCCGGCGGCCGTCGACCTGCTGCGGCAGCGGGGGGTCGTCGTGTGGCTCGACGCGCCCTGGGAGACGCTGCGGGCGCGCCTCAAGGAATCCGACACCGACAGCCGGCCGCTGATCGCGCGGCTGGGCTGGGCCGGCGTGGAGGAGCTGTACCGGAACCGCCGGCGTCTCTACGCGGCGGCGGCCGACTTCCGGCTGCGGGCCGACCAGGGCACGGTCGACGACCTGGCCCGCCGCGTCATGCTGCGCAGCCTGCAGTGGGAACGCACCCGCGAGGAGGACCGCCGGTGA
- the rsmD gene encoding 16S rRNA (guanine(966)-N(2))-methyltransferase RsmD, with the protein MRVVAGRWRGRRLQAPAGEAVRPTTDRTKEALFSILGPLVEGAVVLDLCCGAGGLGIEALSRGAGEAVFVDAARSSLQAVRENLVRCGAGAGTWQLVAGDAETWLRRWSGSAGRPWLLLCDPPYPTGIAAAMMSLVASGTLPDGLQAAVVEYGPRTPDTETLPAGWRERRYGESRLAVFRPVDPAAAAEDAP; encoded by the coding sequence GTGAGGGTCGTGGCCGGACGCTGGCGGGGGCGCCGCCTGCAGGCGCCGGCCGGCGAAGCGGTGCGGCCCACCACCGACCGCACCAAGGAGGCCCTGTTCAGCATTCTCGGTCCGCTGGTCGAGGGCGCCGTCGTGCTCGACCTGTGCTGCGGCGCGGGTGGCCTGGGCATCGAGGCCCTCAGTCGCGGCGCCGGCGAGGCGGTGTTCGTCGACGCGGCCCGCTCCTCCCTGCAGGCGGTCCGGGAGAACCTGGTCCGTTGCGGCGCCGGAGCCGGCACGTGGCAGCTGGTTGCGGGCGACGCCGAGACCTGGCTGCGCCGGTGGTCCGGGTCCGCGGGGCGGCCCTGGCTGCTGCTCTGCGATCCGCCCTACCCAACGGGCATCGCCGCGGCTATGATGTCCCTGGTCGCTTCGGGCACGTTGCCGGACGGCCTGCAGGCGGCGGTGGTCGAGTACGGGCCCCGCACGCCCGACACCGAGACCCTGCCCGCGGGGTGGCGGGAACGGCGCTACGGCGAGAGCCGGCTGGCGGTGTTCCGGCCCGTCGACCCGGCGGCCGCCGCGGAAGACGCGCCATGA
- the coaD gene encoding pantetheine-phosphate adenylyltransferase — translation MTRHVLYPGSFDPVTLGHVDILERARKLFDRVTVVVAASGKAGLLPVAERVELFRQSVRHLDGVEVHPFTGLLVDEVRRRGADAVVRGIRTAGDYEHEWSLAGVNALLSSDVEYIYFLARPHMAAVSSTLVRDVIRHGGDLAQLVPAPVAAALAGRGGA, via the coding sequence ATGACCCGCCACGTGCTGTACCCCGGCTCCTTCGATCCCGTCACCCTCGGCCACGTCGACATCCTCGAGCGCGCGCGGAAGCTGTTCGACCGGGTCACGGTGGTCGTGGCCGCCTCGGGCAAGGCGGGCCTGCTGCCGGTGGCGGAGCGGGTCGAGCTCTTCCGGCAATCGGTGCGCCATCTGGACGGCGTGGAGGTCCACCCGTTCACCGGCCTGCTCGTCGACGAGGTGCGGCGCCGGGGCGCCGACGCGGTCGTCCGGGGCATCCGCACCGCCGGCGACTACGAGCACGAATGGAGTCTGGCGGGCGTGAACGCCTTGCTTTCGTCCGACGTGGAATACATATACTTCCTCGCGCGGCCCCACATGGCGGCCGTCAGCAGCACCCTCGTGCGCGACGTGATCCGGCACGGGGGCGACCTGGCGCAGCTGGTGCCGGCCCCGGTGGCCGCCGCCCTCGCCGGCCGCGGCGGCGCCTGA
- the obgE gene encoding GTPase ObgE, with protein MFLDIATITIASGDGGDGCVSTRREKHVPRGGPDGGNGGTGGSVWFEATSDMSTLLDFRYRREYRADNGQPGGGRKCTGADGADIVVRVPCGTAVYDEADGTLLADLTDDGQRLLLAKGGRGGKGNWEFRNARNQTPMHATPGKPGRSRKVRLELKLIADIGLVGEPNAGKSTLLSVITAARPKVADYPFTTLVPNLGIVDLGEYQSCTLADIPGLIEGASRGKGLGHEFLRHVERTRALLLLVDPSLEAPRRALDVLRRELREHGSRLAELPFAVAVTKQDLLDPVAAETALAEARAWGEENGAGEVIMISSATNQGLDQLRHLLRRLYEA; from the coding sequence GTGTTTCTCGACATCGCCACCATCACCATCGCCTCCGGAGACGGGGGAGACGGCTGCGTCTCGACCCGCCGCGAGAAGCACGTCCCGCGCGGCGGCCCCGACGGCGGCAACGGCGGCACGGGCGGTTCGGTCTGGTTCGAGGCGACTTCCGACATGTCGACCCTGCTCGATTTCCGCTACCGGCGCGAGTACAGGGCGGACAACGGCCAGCCGGGCGGGGGGCGCAAGTGCACCGGCGCCGACGGTGCCGACATCGTGGTGCGGGTCCCCTGCGGGACCGCGGTCTACGACGAGGCCGACGGCACGCTTCTGGCAGACCTCACCGACGACGGGCAGCGGCTGCTGCTGGCCAAGGGCGGCCGCGGCGGCAAGGGCAACTGGGAATTCCGCAACGCCCGCAACCAGACGCCCATGCACGCCACGCCGGGCAAGCCGGGCCGCAGCCGCAAGGTCCGGCTCGAGCTCAAGCTCATCGCCGACATCGGCCTGGTGGGCGAGCCCAACGCCGGCAAGAGCACGCTGCTGTCGGTGATCACGGCGGCGCGACCCAAGGTGGCCGACTACCCGTTCACGACCCTCGTGCCGAACCTGGGCATCGTCGACCTGGGGGAGTACCAGAGCTGCACCCTGGCCGACATTCCCGGGCTCATCGAGGGCGCCAGCCGGGGCAAGGGGCTCGGCCACGAGTTCCTGCGCCACGTCGAACGCACGCGGGCGCTCCTGCTGCTGGTCGACCCGTCGCTGGAGGCGCCGCGGCGGGCCCTGGACGTGCTCCGCCGCGAACTGCGCGAGCACGGCAGCCGCCTCGCCGAACTGCCCTTCGCCGTCGCGGTCACGAAACAGGACCTGCTCGACCCCGTCGCGGCCGAGACCGCCCTGGCCGAGGCCCGCGCCTGGGGCGAGGAGAACGGCGCCGGCGAGGTCATCATGATCTCGTCGGCCACCAACCAGGGCCTCGACCAGCTGCGGCACCTCCTGCGCCGTCTCTACGAGGCCTGA
- the dprA gene encoding DNA-processing protein DprA produces the protein MFAAVPPRGPADGDVRLLRPTDAAWPGLLTRIPDPPPHLHVLGDPAWLDRPAVAIVGTRRATPRGLAVAHGAARALALQGWTIVSGLALGIDAAAHRGALAGGGGTVAVMGTGPDRVYPACHRGLQGEILARGCAVTELERGAPALPHHFPKRNRIIAALVQAVIVVEAPLQSGAMHTARTALDYDRDVFAVPGPVDLEAHRGCHRLLRDGAHLFEGVGDVERVLGPPPAPAATGRCDVAGAPPVPDDGSAARWILDRLDLEGVRRDDLRRRWPGDEATWLEGLTALELAGLILRLPGGRVARRIWSGP, from the coding sequence ATGTTCGCTGCCGTGCCGCCTCGCGGACCGGCCGACGGGGACGTCCGTCTGCTGCGGCCCACCGATGCCGCCTGGCCCGGACTGCTGACCCGCATCCCGGATCCGCCGCCGCATCTGCACGTCCTCGGTGATCCGGCCTGGCTCGACCGCCCCGCCGTGGCCATCGTGGGCACGCGCCGCGCGACGCCCCGCGGGCTGGCCGTGGCCCACGGGGCGGCCCGGGCCCTCGCGCTGCAGGGCTGGACCATCGTCAGCGGCCTGGCCCTCGGGATCGACGCCGCGGCCCATCGGGGTGCGCTCGCCGGGGGCGGCGGCACCGTGGCGGTCATGGGCACCGGGCCCGACCGGGTCTATCCGGCCTGCCACCGTGGTCTGCAGGGGGAGATCCTGGCCCGCGGCTGCGCCGTCACCGAACTCGAGCGGGGCGCGCCCGCCCTGCCGCACCACTTTCCGAAACGCAACCGGATCATCGCGGCGCTCGTACAGGCCGTCATCGTCGTCGAGGCCCCGCTGCAGAGCGGAGCCATGCACACGGCCCGCACCGCCCTGGACTACGACCGCGACGTCTTCGCGGTGCCCGGTCCGGTCGACCTCGAGGCCCACCGCGGCTGCCACCGGCTGCTGCGCGACGGGGCCCATCTCTTCGAGGGGGTGGGGGACGTCGAACGGGTCCTCGGGCCGCCGCCGGCGCCCGCGGCGACCGGCCGGTGCGACGTTGCGGGCGCGCCGCCGGTCCCGGACGACGGCTCGGCCGCCCGCTGGATCCTCGACCGGCTCGACCTCGAGGGCGTCCGGCGGGACGATCTGCGCCGCCGCTGGCCCGGCGACGAGGCCACCTGGCTCGAAGGGCTGACCGCTCTCGAACTGGCCGGCCTGATCCTGAGGTTGCCCGGTGGGCGGGTCGCCCGTAGAATCTGGTCCGGTCCCTGA
- a CDS encoding ABC transporter ATP-binding protein, producing MISVRNLVKKYGSHRAVDGLDFTVAKGELFGLLGPNGAGKTTTISVLATLLPADGGKAEIGGHDVASDAAAVRRLIGVVPQEIALYTDLTARDNLQFWGRLYGLTGRTLSARVDELLEMADLVEQAGQKVGTFSGGMKRRLNLVVGLIHGPEVLFLDEPTVGIDAQARERILDLIERLGAEGMTVVYTTHYLEEAEKLCDRIGVIDHGRMVALGDKEQLIGQIGDTDQIRFQLPPDRRAEFAAAFAGRDGAREVSERRGKVEVRTPDGAALLPDIQAWLAARDLPLEQLEVVRPNLETLYLNLTGRGLRE from the coding sequence GTGATCTCCGTGCGGAATCTCGTCAAGAAGTACGGTTCCCACCGGGCCGTCGACGGCCTGGACTTCACCGTGGCCAAGGGGGAGCTCTTCGGCCTGCTCGGGCCCAACGGCGCCGGCAAGACGACGACCATCAGCGTCCTGGCGACGCTCCTGCCCGCCGACGGCGGCAAGGCCGAGATCGGCGGCCACGACGTGGCCTCCGACGCGGCCGCGGTCCGCCGGCTGATCGGCGTCGTGCCGCAGGAGATCGCCCTCTACACCGACCTGACCGCCCGCGACAACCTCCAGTTCTGGGGACGTCTGTATGGCCTGACGGGCCGCACCCTGTCCGCGCGCGTCGACGAACTCCTGGAGATGGCCGATCTCGTCGAGCAGGCCGGCCAGAAGGTGGGGACCTTCAGCGGCGGCATGAAGCGGCGCCTGAACCTGGTCGTGGGCCTGATCCACGGGCCCGAAGTGCTCTTCCTGGACGAGCCCACGGTGGGCATCGACGCCCAGGCCCGCGAGCGCATCCTCGACCTCATCGAGAGGCTCGGCGCCGAGGGGATGACCGTCGTCTACACCACGCACTACCTCGAGGAGGCCGAGAAGCTGTGCGACCGGATCGGCGTCATCGATCACGGACGCATGGTGGCCCTGGGCGACAAGGAGCAGCTCATCGGCCAGATCGGCGACACCGACCAGATCCGTTTCCAGCTGCCGCCCGATCGGCGCGCGGAGTTCGCGGCCGCGTTCGCCGGCCGTGACGGCGCGCGCGAGGTGTCCGAGCGCCGGGGCAAGGTCGAGGTCCGCACGCCCGACGGCGCGGCCCTGCTGCCGGACATCCAGGCCTGGCTGGCGGCGCGCGACCTGCCCCTCGAACAGCTCGAGGTGGTGCGCCCCAACCTCGAGACGCTCTATCTCAACCTGACCGGCCGCGGGCTGAGGGAGTAG
- a CDS encoding ABC transporter permease, with protein MLVFALVRKDLRRAASDRRAMLVSLALPLLLTAIMGLSFGRGSGGVSAIPILMVGADLPDQMQDRLKEGLEESGWFTVAWSDSAAADAAVRRGDVAAAVIFPDGIFTRLIDGDAVRLEVWKDPGSPLKSDIVAEILSRIVRPYQAGEAAYESLWPEDRARGEGEFRADEYFAGDFNDVWKRFRGGENDPVLREARDRFMTIMDHQVALSDAMAADRIVLEVHDKAPAGAFAEGEEINLFDTFLPSFAVFFLMFAVSGAARDLHRERERLTLQRQLLSPMRGIDFVVGKWVGAVFQGAGQLLVLFGAGAILFKVNLGPDPLALPVMALLTSAAGAGVFLFLALVTPSEKVMDNLATVVILVSAMIGGNFVPVESLPGWVASVGRFAFNYWANLGFSEVVARDHDLGAALGPVLVLASIAVTLFAVNVLLFMARARRGGLT; from the coding sequence GTGCTCGTCTTCGCCCTCGTCCGCAAGGACCTGCGCCGCGCCGCCTCCGATCGGCGCGCGATGCTGGTCAGCCTCGCCCTGCCGCTGCTGCTGACGGCCATCATGGGCCTCAGCTTCGGGCGCGGGAGCGGGGGCGTGTCGGCCATCCCCATCCTCATGGTCGGGGCCGACCTGCCCGACCAGATGCAGGACCGCCTGAAGGAGGGCCTCGAGGAATCGGGCTGGTTCACCGTGGCCTGGAGCGACTCCGCGGCCGCGGATGCGGCCGTGCGGCGGGGCGACGTCGCCGCGGCGGTAATCTTCCCGGACGGGATCTTCACGCGCCTGATCGACGGCGACGCGGTGCGGCTCGAGGTCTGGAAGGATCCGGGCAGTCCGCTCAAGAGCGACATCGTGGCGGAGATCCTCAGCCGCATCGTCCGGCCGTACCAGGCCGGCGAAGCGGCCTACGAATCCCTCTGGCCGGAGGATCGCGCCCGCGGCGAGGGCGAATTCCGCGCCGACGAGTACTTCGCCGGCGACTTCAACGACGTCTGGAAGCGGTTCCGCGGCGGCGAGAACGACCCGGTGCTGCGGGAGGCGCGCGACCGCTTCATGACGATCATGGACCACCAGGTGGCCCTGTCCGATGCCATGGCAGCCGACCGGATCGTGCTCGAGGTGCACGACAAGGCCCCGGCCGGTGCCTTCGCCGAGGGCGAGGAGATCAACCTCTTCGACACGTTCCTGCCGAGCTTCGCGGTCTTCTTCCTCATGTTCGCCGTCTCCGGGGCCGCCCGGGACCTTCACCGGGAGCGCGAACGCCTCACCCTGCAGCGCCAGCTGTTGAGCCCCATGCGCGGCATCGACTTCGTGGTCGGCAAGTGGGTGGGGGCCGTGTTCCAGGGCGCGGGACAGCTCCTGGTGCTCTTCGGGGCGGGGGCGATCCTCTTCAAGGTCAATCTCGGGCCCGATCCGCTGGCCCTGCCGGTCATGGCCCTGTTGACCTCGGCCGCCGGCGCGGGCGTCTTCCTGTTCCTGGCCCTGGTCACCCCGTCGGAGAAGGTCATGGACAACCTGGCCACGGTGGTGATCCTGGTCTCGGCCATGATCGGGGGCAACTTCGTGCCGGTCGAGTCCCTGCCCGGCTGGGTCGCGTCCGTGGGGCGCTTCGCGTTCAACTACTGGGCGAACCTGGGCTTCAGCGAAGTCGTCGCGCGCGATCACGACCTGGGCGCGGCCCTGGGGCCCGTCCTCGTCCTGGCCTCGATCGCGGTCACGCTCTTCGCGGTCAACGTGCTGCTGTTCATGGCGCGCGCGCGCCGGGGAGGCCTGACGTGA
- a CDS encoding ABC transporter permease: protein MNGAVILALVRLRLVRVLRDRMGLVWLLVMPMVFSFLMGELMGGMNSGGGTRALPRFLVADADGTVAVDRLLAPLLDNERFRVVREDTNLTVTEARAAVENGRHTAVLIVPQDFGARVAAGERAELTLAYDSDRLSSQTVRTTLEQAVLRTNAEAAARSLVAAPGGPVPRDRAAAFDAAVFDSLWTRPRVSLEATTLGRVEDDDWGLTRSHQHVGPAYVLFFVMMFLMMTAKELVQARRDRTLDRLVTSRARSGELVLGIFLGGMAIGLVQAAVLLVLNSLAFGIDYGDSPLGLALTVLLFAAFAAGASIVLGAVARTEAQADGLGMALTMTMAALGGLWWPLEIVPAIMQRVGHALPTGQAITCFHDMIGRGYGLADLAPLLVGLGVWAGAALLLGAWRLRRLVTGA from the coding sequence GTGAACGGCGCGGTCATCCTGGCGCTGGTGCGCCTGCGCCTCGTGCGCGTCCTGCGCGACCGCATGGGGCTGGTCTGGCTCCTGGTCATGCCCATGGTCTTCTCGTTCCTCATGGGCGAGCTCATGGGGGGCATGAACAGCGGCGGCGGCACGCGGGCCCTGCCCCGCTTCCTGGTGGCCGACGCCGACGGGACCGTGGCGGTCGACCGGCTCCTGGCTCCCCTGCTCGACAACGAGCGGTTCCGGGTCGTCCGGGAGGACACGAACCTCACCGTCACCGAAGCGCGGGCGGCCGTCGAGAACGGACGCCACACCGCCGTCCTCATTGTCCCGCAGGATTTCGGCGCCCGGGTCGCGGCCGGAGAGCGGGCCGAGCTGACCCTCGCCTACGACTCCGACCGGCTCAGCAGCCAGACGGTGCGCACCACCCTCGAGCAGGCGGTGCTGCGGACCAACGCCGAAGCCGCCGCCCGCAGTCTCGTGGCGGCGCCCGGTGGCCCGGTGCCGCGCGACCGGGCGGCCGCCTTCGACGCGGCGGTCTTCGACAGCCTCTGGACGCGGCCCCGTGTCAGCCTCGAGGCGACCACCCTCGGCCGGGTCGAGGACGACGACTGGGGCCTGACCCGCTCCCATCAGCACGTGGGGCCGGCCTACGTCCTCTTCTTCGTGATGATGTTCCTGATGATGACGGCGAAGGAGCTCGTCCAGGCCCGCCGCGACCGCACCCTCGATCGCCTCGTCACCAGTCGCGCCCGCTCGGGCGAACTCGTGCTGGGGATCTTCCTGGGGGGAATGGCCATCGGCCTGGTCCAGGCCGCGGTGCTGCTCGTCCTGAACAGCCTGGCGTTCGGCATCGACTACGGCGACTCGCCGCTCGGCCTGGCCCTGACGGTGTTGCTGTTCGCGGCCTTCGCGGCGGGGGCGTCGATCGTCCTCGGCGCGGTCGCCCGCACCGAGGCCCAGGCCGACGGTCTGGGCATGGCGCTGACCATGACCATGGCGGCCCTCGGCGGCCTGTGGTGGCCCCTGGAGATCGTGCCGGCCATCATGCAGCGCGTCGGGCACGCCCTGCCCACCGGCCAGGCCATCACCTGCTTCCACGACATGATCGGCCGGGGCTACGGGCTCGCCGACCTGGCGCCGCTGCTCGTCGGGCTGGGGGTCTGGGCCGGAGCGGCCCTGCTGCTGGGGGCGTGGCGCCTGCGCCGGCTGGTCACCGGCGCCTGA
- a CDS encoding DUF3467 domain-containing protein — translation MDKKPQQQRIAIDLGEKEAEGVYSNLSLVSHSQAEFILDFARIVPGVPKAKVHARVIMTPMAMKALQANLKANIERYEAVHGEIKASGQPQLPPIVGFDTEN, via the coding sequence ATGGACAAGAAACCGCAGCAGCAGCGCATCGCCATCGATCTGGGTGAGAAGGAAGCCGAGGGCGTGTACAGCAACCTGAGCCTCGTCTCCCACAGCCAGGCCGAGTTCATCCTGGACTTCGCCCGGATCGTGCCCGGGGTGCCCAAGGCCAAGGTGCATGCGCGGGTGATCATGACGCCCATGGCCATGAAGGCGCTGCAGGCGAACCTGAAGGCGAACATCGAGCGCTATGAGGCGGTGCACGGGGAGATCAAGGCCTCCGGCCAGCCCCAGCTGCCGCCCATCGTGGGCTTCGACACGGAGAACTGA
- the rfaE1 gene encoding D-glycero-beta-D-manno-heptose-7-phosphate kinase — translation MTSKDKQFAVERQIIGRIAGRRLAVIGDSMVDRFLWGRVDRISPEAPVPVVRIERETVKLGGAANVAANIRALGAEVVLFGIAAADEAGRQLRDLLTERGIDPAGLVADGDRPTTIKTRIIAHNQQVVRADREDDAPAADATIDRLLGQLGAAGPFDGIIFSDYGKGVLTDAALDRAIAAGRAAGVPMVVDPKKGDYSQYRGVSSLTPNQKEAEQACALPIVDDESLREAGRRLLERTEAEAVLITRGEHGMALFGRAGSDDRLATRATTVYDVTGAGDTVIAVYTAALAAGASFLDAAHLANHAAGLAVRELGTAAITAAQLEAILGGGGDA, via the coding sequence ATGACCTCAAAAGACAAGCAGTTCGCCGTCGAGCGGCAAATCATCGGCCGGATCGCGGGCCGACGCCTGGCGGTCATCGGCGACTCCATGGTCGACCGCTTCCTGTGGGGGCGCGTCGACCGCATCAGCCCCGAGGCGCCGGTGCCGGTGGTCCGCATCGAGCGCGAGACCGTCAAGCTGGGGGGAGCGGCCAACGTGGCGGCCAACATCCGGGCCCTGGGCGCGGAGGTCGTGCTCTTCGGGATCGCGGCCGCCGACGAGGCGGGCCGCCAGTTGCGCGACCTGCTCACCGAGCGGGGCATCGACCCGGCCGGCCTGGTGGCCGACGGCGACCGCCCCACGACCATCAAGACCCGCATCATCGCCCACAACCAGCAGGTGGTCCGGGCCGACCGCGAAGACGACGCGCCGGCCGCCGACGCCACCATCGACCGGCTGCTCGGCCAGCTGGGTGCCGCGGGCCCCTTCGACGGCATCATCTTCAGCGACTACGGCAAGGGCGTCCTGACCGACGCCGCCCTGGACCGGGCCATCGCGGCGGGCCGCGCCGCGGGCGTGCCCATGGTGGTCGACCCGAAGAAGGGGGACTACAGCCAGTATCGCGGCGTCAGCAGCCTGACGCCCAACCAGAAGGAAGCGGAGCAGGCCTGCGCCCTGCCCATCGTCGACGACGAGAGCCTGCGCGAGGCGGGTCGCCGTCTCCTGGAGCGCACCGAGGCCGAGGCCGTCCTGATCACCCGGGGCGAACACGGCATGGCCCTCTTCGGCCGCGCCGGCTCGGACGACCGCCTCGCCACCCGCGCCACGACCGTCTACGACGTCACCGGGGCCGGCGACACGGTCATCGCCGTCTACACCGCGGCCCTGGCCGCCGGAGCGAGCTTCCTCGACGCGGCGCACCTGGCCAACCACGCGGCGGGCCTGGCCGTGCGCGAGCTGGGCACGGCGGCCATCACCGCCGCGCAGCTCGAAGCCATCCTGGGCGGCGGGGGCGACGCGTGA
- a CDS encoding adenylyltransferase/cytidyltransferase family protein — protein sequence MVLDRDALAAWGEAVRAAGRTIAFTNGCFDLVHSGHLASLVQAAGAADELIVALNSDPSVTRLKGTGRPILPEADRAALIAALRPVSAVTIFDEPTPLEVILRIRPDVLVKGSEYAEADIVGAPEVKSWGGRVVRVPMVPGWSTSQIIDAVRRLP from the coding sequence GTGGTCCTGGACCGCGACGCCCTCGCGGCGTGGGGAGAGGCCGTCCGGGCGGCGGGACGCACCATCGCCTTCACCAACGGCTGCTTCGATCTGGTGCATTCCGGTCACCTCGCCAGCCTGGTCCAGGCCGCCGGCGCGGCCGACGAATTGATTGTCGCTCTCAACTCCGACCCCTCGGTGACGCGCCTCAAGGGAACCGGCCGGCCGATCCTCCCGGAAGCCGACCGCGCGGCCCTGATCGCGGCCTTGCGACCGGTTTCCGCGGTCACCATATTTGACGAGCCGACACCGCTGGAGGTCATCCTCCGGATCCGGCCTGACGTGCTCGTCAAGGGGTCCGAGTACGCCGAAGCGGACATCGTGGGCGCGCCCGAGGTGAAGTCCTGGGGCGGCCGCGTGGTCCGCGTGCCGATGGTGCCCGGCTGGTCGACCTCCCAGATCATCGACGCGGTTCGGCGATTGCCTTGA